A window of Cryptomeria japonica chromosome 3, Sugi_1.0, whole genome shotgun sequence contains these coding sequences:
- the LOC131874058 gene encoding leucine-rich repeat receptor-like tyrosine-protein kinase PXC3, with protein sequence MLRRIDLSDNDLEGTIPFQIGSLAKLKVFRLDNNRISGEIPISVLNCTELRNISLINNSLSGVIPSEIGVKLSKLEYLLLPQNKLSGVIPKSLGNCSRLSVLEFALNEMSGVIPQELGNLLCLTNLILFCNHFVSGSGSANGVPILNALTNCSLLKRLDLTDNHLEDRLPPSLGLLSPLLSIFSLESNGIRGNMPKQISNLTGLTELFLGGNSLGRAIHSAIARLTNLGLLNLSRNQLEDPIPTELGKMKSLEFIYLYNNSLSGTIPKEPGKT encoded by the coding sequence ATGCTTAGGCGTATTGATTTATCTGATAACGATTTGGAAGGTACAATTCCTTTCCAAATTGGGTCTCTCGCTAAGCTTAAGGTTTTCCGTCTGGACAACAACCGAATCAGTGGAGAAATCCCAATTTCTGTGCTGAATTGCACAGAGTTGAGAAATATTTCTTTGATTAATAACTCGCTGAGTGGGGTGATTCCATCGGAGATAGGCGTCAAGCTTTCCAAGCTAGAGTACCTGCTTCTGCCACAAAATAAACTCAGCGGGGTGATTCCCAAATCGCTGGGAAATTGCTCGAGGCTTTCTGTGCTTGAATTTGCGTTGAATGAAATGAGCGGCGTGATACCTCAGGAATTGGGTAATCTTCTCTGTCTGACCAACCTCATTCTGTTTTGTAATCATTTCGTTAGCGGAAGTGGAAGTGCGAATGGTGTTCCAATACTGAATGCACTTACTAACTGCTCCCTGTTGAAAAGGTTGGATCTGACAGACAATCATCTTGAAGATAGATTGCCTCCTTCGCTGGGTCTGCTTTCTCCGcttctctccattttctccttagaaAGCAACGGCATAAGAGGCAACATGCCTAAGCAGATCAGCAATCTCACAGGACTCACAGAATTGTTTTTGGGTGGTAATTCCTTGGGCCGAGCCATTCACTCTGCGATAGCGAGGCTTACCAATCTAGGCCTGTTAAATCTTAGTCGCAATCAATTGGAAGACCCCATTCCAACGGAATTGGGTAAGATGAAAAGCCTGGAATTTATTTATCTGTACAACAATTCGCTATCTGGAACAATCCCAAAAGAGCCTGGGAAGACTTGA